In Mesorhizobium sp., one DNA window encodes the following:
- a CDS encoding TRAP transporter substrate-binding protein codes for MFTFWKPMAAFAGACFMATTALGADMTELRFAVQTPPQIHYNKELFLPWAEKVAADSQGTLSVKMFFAGTLGKEGQLIDVVESGAADIALDVTGYYSGRFKLTEVASLPLLVQDSESASKALWSLYEKGLFGKEFDGLKVLAITTVPGGTLLTVDKPIQQPSDLAGMKLAAGGQVKGEMVAAVDAAPVEVKIAELYQALSRRLVDGAMTYYTGFAPFKLHEVGKHALDVPLGGSMLLVFMSQDKFDSLPPEAQKAIEMNSGAQFSADFGAVWDRAQDAGRQMLLNAGGKITEPSTEDMAKWQAVFSPINDAWASSVDGGPEALKGLREELGITTN; via the coding sequence ATGTTCACATTCTGGAAGCCCATGGCTGCCTTCGCAGGGGCATGCTTCATGGCAACGACGGCGCTCGGGGCGGACATGACTGAACTACGGTTTGCGGTGCAGACTCCGCCGCAGATCCACTACAACAAGGAGCTGTTCCTTCCGTGGGCCGAGAAAGTCGCCGCAGATTCCCAGGGAACCCTCAGCGTCAAGATGTTCTTCGCCGGCACGCTCGGAAAGGAGGGGCAGCTGATCGATGTCGTCGAAAGCGGTGCGGCCGATATCGCGTTGGATGTCACCGGTTATTACTCCGGTCGCTTCAAGCTCACCGAAGTCGCATCCCTGCCACTTCTAGTCCAAGATTCAGAGAGCGCCTCGAAGGCTCTGTGGTCTCTCTACGAGAAGGGCTTGTTCGGTAAGGAATTTGACGGGCTGAAAGTGCTCGCGATCACCACGGTGCCGGGCGGCACGCTTTTGACCGTCGACAAGCCGATCCAGCAACCCTCGGACCTTGCCGGGATGAAACTGGCGGCAGGCGGCCAGGTCAAAGGCGAAATGGTAGCGGCTGTTGACGCCGCGCCGGTCGAAGTGAAGATCGCCGAGCTTTACCAGGCCCTCAGCCGCCGCCTCGTGGACGGCGCCATGACCTACTACACCGGCTTTGCTCCCTTCAAGCTGCACGAAGTCGGAAAGCACGCCCTCGATGTGCCGCTCGGCGGATCGATGCTGCTGGTGTTCATGTCCCAGGACAAATTCGACTCGCTTCCGCCGGAAGCGCAGAAGGCCATAGAGATGAACTCGGGCGCACAGTTCTCGGCCGACTTCGGAGCTGTCTGGGACCGTGCGCAAGATGCAGGCCGCCAGATGCTGCTCAATGCCGGCGGCAAGATCACCGAGCCTTCCACAGAGGATATGGCAAAGTGGCAGGCCGTCTTCTCTCCCATTAACGATGCTTGGGCCAGTTCGGTTGATGGCGGGCCGGAAGCTCTGAAGGGCCTGCGCGAAGAGCTTGGAATCACCACCAACTGA
- a CDS encoding branched-chain amino acid ABC transporter permease: MLPSQFKVRRHTLSSKIAISMAVLLLAAIPTMPFWASSGQIRLIVELSCLIAIAQMWNLLAGYGGMVSVGQQAFIGAGGYSLFALSAFAGLNPFWSVPLAMILPALLAAPSYLLLRKLDGPYFAIGTWVLAETFRLITANLDVVNAGSGMTLRAISQFSAHEREIGLTILCALLLLATVGGTFVMLRSRLGLALTAMRDDPISAASQGVNVGRMRFWIFVVAAMGTGLAGAVYYMAQLRISPTSGFDPYWSSICIFIVMVGGIGRLEGPIIGALIYFFATRLFGEFGATYLIVLGLLTLAVALFAPGGLWSIISRLRDWPWFPVGYVLERYDGPEPLRRL, translated from the coding sequence ATACCGACCATGCCGTTCTGGGCATCCAGCGGCCAGATCAGGCTGATCGTCGAACTGAGCTGCCTGATCGCCATCGCGCAGATGTGGAACCTGCTCGCCGGCTATGGCGGGATGGTGTCAGTCGGCCAGCAGGCCTTCATCGGCGCGGGCGGCTATTCGCTGTTTGCCTTGTCGGCCTTTGCCGGCCTCAATCCCTTCTGGTCCGTCCCGCTGGCGATGATCCTACCGGCCCTTCTGGCAGCACCATCCTATCTCCTGCTGCGCAAGCTCGACGGACCGTACTTCGCGATCGGCACCTGGGTGCTGGCCGAGACGTTCCGGTTGATTACGGCCAATCTTGATGTCGTCAATGCCGGATCGGGTATGACGCTGCGCGCGATATCGCAGTTCAGCGCACACGAGCGCGAGATCGGTCTGACGATCCTTTGCGCACTCCTCCTGCTGGCGACGGTCGGCGGCACGTTCGTGATGCTGCGGTCACGCCTCGGGCTGGCCCTCACCGCGATGCGGGACGATCCCATCTCGGCCGCGAGCCAGGGCGTCAATGTCGGTCGCATGCGGTTTTGGATTTTCGTTGTCGCGGCCATGGGCACCGGGCTTGCCGGCGCCGTCTACTACATGGCGCAACTGCGCATCTCCCCGACCAGCGGCTTCGATCCATATTGGTCGTCGATCTGCATCTTCATCGTAATGGTGGGAGGAATCGGGCGACTCGAGGGACCGATCATCGGCGCGCTCATCTACTTTTTCGCGACCCGCCTGTTCGGCGAATTTGGCGCCACCTACCTCATCGTGCTCGGACTCCTGACCCTGGCCGTCGCGCTGTTCGCGCCTGGCGGTCTTTGGAGCATCATCTCGAGGCTGCGAGACTGGCCTTGGTTTCCGGTGGGCTACGTTTTGGAGAGATATGACGGCCCCGAACCTCTTCGCCGGCTGTGA